CGAAGGCGCAGCTTCGGCTATCGTCAGCTTTGCCTACTTGTTAATCGGCATGGCGATGGCCGGACTCGGGCTGAATGTGGACTTCAAATCATTCAGGCAGATGGGCGGAAAGGCATTGTCAGCAGGACTTGCTGGTTCTGTGCTGCTATCGGTGTTTGGGTATTTGCTGGTTCGTATTTTTGTCTAGGGAATAGCGTAACAAAGTTCATTAAACATTAATTAATTGATGAGTTTTAGGAAGGTACAGGATTTCCCACCAAATTGGAAAAAGTAGTGATTTCCTTCTAAATCCTAGTGATAAGGTCTAAATATGGAGTGATTCCCTTCTAAATCGTAGTGATATGCTCTAAATACGGAGTGATTTCCTTTTAAATCGTAGTGATCAGCTCTAAATATGGAGTGATTTCATTCTAAATCGTAGTGATTTGCTCTAAAAATGGAGTGATTCCCTTCTAAAATCGTAGTAATGGCTGCGGTTTTGAAATAGACCCCTCCGAAACATCAAATAAAGCTGCCAATCGGCAGCTTTATTTATCTTATTCTATAAAAATCTTCCCAGGATTCAAAATCCCGTTCGGATCGAGGGTTTTCTTGATTGATTTCATGACTTCATAGGCAGCTCCGTGCTCGAGACGCTGGTATTTTGCCTTCCCTAGTCCGACACCGTGTTCGCCTGTGCAGGTGCCCCCGCGCTTCAGTGCGTAGTGGACGATTTCTTCATTAATCCGTCCGCCTTCTCTGACTTCCTCAGGATTTTCGCTGTCCATCAGCAGCAAAACGTGATAGTTGCCATCCCCTACATGGCCGACGATCGAGCCTTCAATCGAAGAAGCATCAATCAACTCACGGGTGTGGAGGATCGCGCCTGTCAATTCAGAAACCGGGACACTGACATCGGTCAGCATGATGCTTTTCTTGCCAGCTGTGTGCTTATAGGCATACAGCAGATTATGCCTTGCTTCCCAAAGCTGGTTGCGTGCTTTAGAGTCCGCCTCGAATTGGAAGTTCGTGCATCCGTGGTCCTGCAAAATTTCAGTGGCAAACTCTACATCCTGGGCCAGTCCTGCTTCGTTGCCGTGGAATTCCATGAACAGCGTCGTGCTTTCCTCGTAATCTGTTTCCATGTATTCATTTACTTTTTTCACCGACTCTGCATCGACGAACTCAATCCGGGCCACCGGAATGCCCCCAGCTAAAATGCCAACCACGGCGTCGACGGCATTTTTCACAGAAGGAAATACTGCACGAGCTGCGGTAATCGCCTCTGGGATGCCATATACTTTCAGCGTTAGTTCTGTGATGACACCAAGAGTTCCTTCCGAGCCTACAAACATGCCGTTCAGGTGGATCCCTGATGAAGACTTCGCGGCAAAGCTGCCGGTATGGATGATATCACCGTTCGCAAGCACCACTTCAAGGTCCCTGACCTGATCGCGCATGATGCCGTAGCGAACAGAGGTCGTGCCGCTCGCATTCGTTGCTGCCATCCCGCCAAGCGTCGCATCTGCACCTGGGTCAACGGTGAAAAACAAGCCATATTTCTTCAGCTCTTTATTCAGGACAGAACGCGTTACGCCAGGCTGGACTTTTACGAGAAAGTCACTTTCCTTCACTTCGACGATCGCATTCATCTGGGAAAGGTCAAGGGAAATCCCGCCATTTACTGGGATGACGTGTCCTTCCAGACTCGTTCCCAGACCGAATGGCACGACAGGAATTTTCCGCTCGTCCGCAAATTTTAGTACCTTGCTGACGTCCTCTTTATTCCGCGGGAATACAACGACATCCGGCAGGCGTGGCTCGTGATAGGACTCATCCCGGCCGTGAAGCTCCAAAATTGTTTCATTCACAGATACAAGCTCTTCACCTATAACACTCTTCAACTCATCTATGTAGCCTGCCAATTCAATCTCCCCTTCAATAAAAAAGTTATGAACCTGGATTTCTAGCAAATCAAAATCTTGCTTTTACCGTATCATACATTATGAGCCCATGTATCTAGCATAATATGATTTTGCTTTTACCGTATCATTCGTGCCATGGACAAGCACTCGCCCATCCTGGAAGATGACCATCGTGATTTCATCATCCGGCATGAAACGCAGCAAAAATGGATTACCTTTGATCTCGCCATTATTTTTCAGGCGGCCGGCGAGCTTCTCCAGATCCTGTTTCGTTTTTTGCCTCGGGTTGATTTGGATGGTGTTGCGCCCGCATAAGGATGCATAGTTGATTTGCTGGTCTGATGACCGATCTAAAAATTCATAATGATGTTGGACGCATGCCGGGCATTCTGGATTGCGCCCCTGGCTGACGTCCATCTGTAAAAAGGAGTTGTACCAGATATCCATCTGCTCAAGATTCGGGTTCGACTCTGCCCCTACGAGCAACTTGAGTGCCTCGACGGCTTCGAAGGATCCAATGATATCCGTAATCGGCGAGAGCACACCGATGCTGTCACATGTCTCTCCCAGTCCAGCAGGAACGGATGGGAACAAGCACCGATAGCAAGGGGTCTCCCCCGGTTTGATGGCGGCGAACATCCCACGCGAGCTGACAGCACCGCCATAAATCCACGGAATGCCATGTTTGACGGCAACATCATTTATGAGATAACGGGCCATAAAATTATCGGTCCCATCGACGATCACATCAAAGTTTGCAAGCAGATCCTCTGCGTTGTCGAGCGTCAAATCAGCGATGATAGCCTCTACTTTTACCTCTGAATTGATCTTTTTCAGTTTTTTTTCAGCGGCGATGACCTTCGGCAGGTTCTCGCGCGCGTCATCCTCATCATAGAGAGTCTGGCGCTGAAGGTTAGAGAGCTCCACCAGATCACGGTCGATTATGCGGACATACCCGACACCTGATCTGACCAGATGGTTGGAAATCACCGTTCCAAGCGCGCCCATGCCGACAATGACCGCAGAACTTTTTAAAAGTTTCTCCTGACCTTCGCTTCCAATTGGCTGGAATAAAATCTGTCGTGAATAACGCTCCATTTCTTTCATGCAAATCCCCTCACTTCTATTTAGATTATATCTTTAAATAAATCTTTTTTTTAGGCTGAATTTTCACTATACTTAAGATTAAGAGGAAAATAGGCCTCTTGTATTATTATTTATCCATACTAAATGAAAGAGGTGGATTAGTTAAGATGAATTTTGGGGGATTTAAAAACAAAGAAGTCGTAGTTGATTTGTCAAACGGCACTGTCGATTACAGAGGCATCAATGAAGACGACGTGAAAAAGTATGTTGGCGGCCGCGGTCTTGGAGTTAAGTATGTTCTTGACAATGGGCCTGAAGTAGAGCCTTTGTCAGAGGAAAACATCCTGTGTATCATGACAGGGCCTGTTACAGGTTCACGTTCTTCGATGAGCGGACGTCTGGCAGTAGTGACGAAGTCTCCATTGACTGGCACGGTTACTGACTCACATATGGGCGGATGGACAGCTGCCCGCTTGAAGTGGGCTGGAATCGACAACGTAATTTTCAAAGGCAAGAGCGACAAGCCTGTGTACCTTTATATCGAAGACGGCAAGGCAGAGATCCGCGACGCTTCTCAATTGTGGGGATTGAGCACTCGCGCGACTGTGCAGGCTATGAAAGACGCTCATGGCGAAGAAAACCTTAGCGTTATGACAATCGGCCAGGCTGGCGAAAACGGCGTACGTTTTGCTGGTTTCATGAACGAGCATGACCGTTCTGCAGGACGCGGCGGTACTGGTGCGGTTGCAGGTTACAAGAAATTGAAAGCAATCGTCATCAAAGCTGCACAAAAAGGCAACATGCCTGAGCCGGCACAAAAAGATGAATACAACCAGGCTAACAAGAAAGCGGTTAAAGCGATTCTTGAAGGCGGATTGACAGCTCCTAACAAAGGCGGATTATCCGTTTACGGAACAAACGTCCTTACTAACTTGATCAATGAAGTGGGAGCGCTTCCAACTCGCAACTCTCAATTGACACACTGGGATGAAGCAGAAAAGCACTCTGGTGAGTGGGTAAACGAGCACCTGCTTGTTGCCAACAACACATGCCACGCTTGCCCGGTTGGCTGTAAAATTGAAGTTGAAGTAAAAGAAGGCAAATATAAGACTCGCGTTGAAAGCTTTGAGTTCGAATCTGCATGGGCACTTGGTGCGAACAGCGGATTGAGCGACTCTGAAGCAATCGCATACTTAATCGACATCTGTAACGAATACGGCATGGATACCATCGAGCTTGGCCACGCCATCTCTGTCACAATGGAAGCCTATGAAAAAGGCATCGTTGACGAGAAGCTTGATTGGGGCGACGCTGACGGCATGATTGAAATCGCTCGCAAAATTGCATTCCGTGAAGGCTTCGGCGGCATCCTTGCTGAAGGTCCTGCACGCGCGACTGCTGCATGGGGCGTTCCTGAACTGTCTATGTCAGTTAAAGGCCAATCTATCCCGGCTTACGATCCACGTGGTATCCAGGGTATCGGCCTTGGCTATGCGACAAGTAACCGTGGTGCCTGCCACCTTCGCGGCTACACTATCGCATCTGAAATTGCCGGCATTCCTGAACCAACAGACCGTACAGTAGCAGAAGGCAAAGCTGAGCTTCTGAATGTATTCCAGAACCTGCTTTCATTCTCTGACTCTATGAATATCTGTAAGTTCTCTTCTTTCTCTGAAAATGCAGAGCACTATGCTGAGCAATACAGCACAATGACTGGCATTCCAATGACTGCTGATGATGTCATGCTTGCAGGGGAAAGAATCTATAACCTTGAACGTTACTATAACAACTTAGCCGGCTTCAACAAGCGTGAGGACGACTTCCTTCCAAAACGTTTCACTGAAGAAGGCGCATCAGGCAACAGTGAAGGACTTGTTTCCCGCATGGACATCATGCTGGATGACTATTATAATGTCCGCGGCTGGAAAGATGGCGTTGTTACAGAAGAAAAACTTCGCGAACTAGGCATCATTGGCGAAGAAACAACTCCAGCTACAGAGGAAGTTTAATAGATTTGAAGAAAACCAGGTGATTTTGCCTGGTTTTTTTGTGAACTTTTTGAAATGACCAGCTTGGTCGAAATAAATCAAAATGTGGTCGATATATATGAAAATTCGCCGATAAAAGTGAAAATGTGGTCGATTTGTTTGAAAATTCGCCGATAAAAACGAAAATGTG
This window of the Mesobacillus jeotgali genome carries:
- a CDS encoding ThiF family adenylyltransferase, whose translation is MKEMERYSRQILFQPIGSEGQEKLLKSSAVIVGMGALGTVISNHLVRSGVGYVRIIDRDLVELSNLQRQTLYDEDDARENLPKVIAAEKKLKKINSEVKVEAIIADLTLDNAEDLLANFDVIVDGTDNFMARYLINDVAVKHGIPWIYGGAVSSRGMFAAIKPGETPCYRCLFPSVPAGLGETCDSIGVLSPITDIIGSFEAVEALKLLVGAESNPNLEQMDIWYNSFLQMDVSQGRNPECPACVQHHYEFLDRSSDQQINYASLCGRNTIQINPRQKTKQDLEKLAGRLKNNGEIKGNPFLLRFMPDDEITMVIFQDGRVLVHGTNDTVKAKSYYARYMGS
- a CDS encoding aldehyde ferredoxin oxidoreductase family protein; this translates as MNFGGFKNKEVVVDLSNGTVDYRGINEDDVKKYVGGRGLGVKYVLDNGPEVEPLSEENILCIMTGPVTGSRSSMSGRLAVVTKSPLTGTVTDSHMGGWTAARLKWAGIDNVIFKGKSDKPVYLYIEDGKAEIRDASQLWGLSTRATVQAMKDAHGEENLSVMTIGQAGENGVRFAGFMNEHDRSAGRGGTGAVAGYKKLKAIVIKAAQKGNMPEPAQKDEYNQANKKAVKAILEGGLTAPNKGGLSVYGTNVLTNLINEVGALPTRNSQLTHWDEAEKHSGEWVNEHLLVANNTCHACPVGCKIEVEVKEGKYKTRVESFEFESAWALGANSGLSDSEAIAYLIDICNEYGMDTIELGHAISVTMEAYEKGIVDEKLDWGDADGMIEIARKIAFREGFGGILAEGPARATAAWGVPELSMSVKGQSIPAYDPRGIQGIGLGYATSNRGACHLRGYTIASEIAGIPEPTDRTVAEGKAELLNVFQNLLSFSDSMNICKFSSFSENAEHYAEQYSTMTGIPMTADDVMLAGERIYNLERYYNNLAGFNKREDDFLPKRFTEEGASGNSEGLVSRMDIMLDDYYNVRGWKDGVVTEEKLRELGIIGEETTPATEEV
- a CDS encoding FAD-binding oxidoreductase translates to MAGYIDELKSVIGEELVSVNETILELHGRDESYHEPRLPDVVVFPRNKEDVSKVLKFADERKIPVVPFGLGTSLEGHVIPVNGGISLDLSQMNAIVEVKESDFLVKVQPGVTRSVLNKELKKYGLFFTVDPGADATLGGMAATNASGTTSVRYGIMRDQVRDLEVVLANGDIIHTGSFAAKSSSGIHLNGMFVGSEGTLGVITELTLKVYGIPEAITAARAVFPSVKNAVDAVVGILAGGIPVARIEFVDAESVKKVNEYMETDYEESTTLFMEFHGNEAGLAQDVEFATEILQDHGCTNFQFEADSKARNQLWEARHNLLYAYKHTAGKKSIMLTDVSVPVSELTGAILHTRELIDASSIEGSIVGHVGDGNYHVLLLMDSENPEEVREGGRINEEIVHYALKRGGTCTGEHGVGLGKAKYQRLEHGAAYEVMKSIKKTLDPNGILNPGKIFIE